In Candidatus Bathyarchaeia archaeon, the following are encoded in one genomic region:
- a CDS encoding orotidine 5'-phosphate decarboxylase, whose translation MSFRFRIEQSAKEKESPIILALDFPFEKLENREKLFKKAEHVLNTVHPYICAVKFNHHLVLPLGVFNGVQKLVKKAHNLGLVTIMDCKVNDIGATNETIAEYYYAAGFDALIANPFVGWEEGLKPIFDVARKQQRGVILLVYMSHKGAKEGYGQTIIDAETGEKVPQYVSFAKKALKMNADGVVVGATYPEKIREVYSILGNQTPIYSPGIGAQGGEIKSALNAGARYLIVGRAIVQSDKPAETAEQIKDLAKR comes from the coding sequence GTGTCCTTTCGCTTTAGAATAGAACAATCTGCAAAGGAAAAGGAATCTCCAATTATTTTAGCCTTGGACTTCCCGTTCGAAAAACTCGAGAACCGCGAGAAACTTTTCAAGAAAGCGGAACATGTTTTGAACACTGTTCACCCATACATCTGCGCAGTTAAGTTTAATCATCACCTAGTTCTTCCACTCGGCGTCTTCAACGGCGTTCAAAAACTCGTTAAGAAAGCTCACAATTTGGGTTTAGTGACAATAATGGATTGCAAAGTGAACGACATAGGTGCAACAAATGAGACGATAGCTGAATATTATTATGCGGCAGGCTTTGATGCTTTAATCGCTAATCCTTTCGTTGGATGGGAAGAAGGTTTAAAACCAATCTTTGATGTTGCTCGTAAACAGCAGCGCGGCGTAATTCTTCTTGTTTATATGAGTCACAAAGGCGCAAAAGAAGGCTATGGGCAAACAATTATAGACGCTGAAACTGGAGAGAAAGTGCCTCAATATGTTTCTTTTGCGAAAAAAGCCTTAAAAATGAATGCTGATGGTGTGGTGGTTGGTGCGACATACCCTGAGAAGATACGAGAAGTGTATTCAATACTTGGTAATCAAACACCAATTTACTCGCCTGGAATAGGTGCACAAGGTGGTGAAATAAAATCTGCTTTGAATGCGGGAGCCCGCTATCTCATTGTTGGAAGAGCGATAGTGCAGTCGGACAAGCCTGCAGAAACCGCAGAGCAAATAAAAGATTTAGCAAAACGTTGA
- a CDS encoding sodium-translocating pyrophosphatase, translating into MNLTLIAPVAGLSAVIFAIYRAYRMLKKPNGTSSMVEISNTIKIGATAYLNRQFKTVAVVGAVLTALISLAFGVFVALTFAVGAFFSALSAYIGVIIAIRANVKTADAAKHGFKEALETASHSGTIVGLSLTGLGLLGVSALYFLLGDPILLVGLGFGASLIGLFARVGGGIYTKAADMGADLAGKVEMGFPEDDARNPAVIADQVGDNVGDIAGTGTDVFQSYVCTLVATMILGITVYGNEGLIYPLIVLGAGIFASMVGSLFIRTKSGDARQAMDKGMYVAAVLVSIASAFAAWTIFNRFSAFYATITGVVAVVLLAWLTERYTSPSKSPVKAIARASKTGPATNILMGLSLSFESITFPIVVFSAAVMIAYYFEGLYGIALVAVGFLSITATFIAMSSYGPIVDNAHGMIEMTNSSQEEHKVVDALDSVGNVTKAVCKVYAIGTSALAQIALFSAYIKAAQLQTIDVMKPSVITGMLIGGMLSFVFCSLIIKAVGNAAYSMIREVRKQFSENFGLANGEAKPNYARCIDISTKAALRGMLLPALLSVAIPLMIGLLLGKEAMGGLIVGNLVTMLPLAIFMSIGGAAWDNAKKFIEAGNLGGKGTPAHTAAVIGDTVGDSLKDAAGPSLDVFINLIGIIALLYAASLATYSLIP; encoded by the coding sequence TTGAATCTTACATTGATAGCCCCAGTTGCCGGGCTTTCAGCGGTAATCTTTGCCATTTACAGAGCCTACCGCATGCTAAAGAAACCCAACGGCACATCAAGCATGGTTGAGATTTCTAACACAATCAAAATAGGCGCTACTGCTTATCTTAACCGTCAATTCAAAACCGTTGCTGTTGTCGGCGCAGTTTTGACAGCACTCATCTCTTTAGCTTTTGGCGTTTTCGTCGCCCTAACATTCGCCGTCGGCGCGTTCTTTTCCGCACTTTCAGCATACATAGGCGTCATAATCGCCATTCGCGCTAACGTTAAAACAGCCGACGCAGCCAAACACGGCTTCAAAGAAGCCCTTGAAACCGCTTCACACAGCGGCACCATCGTCGGACTTTCTCTCACCGGGTTAGGCTTACTTGGAGTTAGCGCCCTTTACTTCTTGCTTGGCGACCCAATACTCCTCGTTGGTTTAGGATTCGGCGCCAGCCTCATCGGCTTATTCGCAAGAGTGGGTGGAGGAATATACACAAAAGCAGCTGATATGGGCGCTGACTTAGCGGGTAAAGTGGAAATGGGTTTCCCAGAAGACGATGCTCGAAACCCCGCAGTCATCGCAGACCAAGTAGGAGACAACGTAGGAGACATCGCTGGCACTGGCACAGACGTTTTCCAATCTTACGTATGTACACTAGTTGCTACCATGATTCTCGGCATAACAGTCTACGGAAATGAAGGCTTAATCTATCCCTTGATAGTTCTGGGAGCAGGAATTTTCGCGTCAATGGTGGGGTCGCTTTTTATTAGAACAAAGAGTGGAGACGCAAGACAAGCCATGGACAAGGGCATGTACGTGGCAGCCGTTTTAGTCAGCATTGCCTCAGCCTTTGCAGCATGGACAATTTTTAACAGGTTCAGCGCTTTTTATGCCACAATCACTGGAGTCGTAGCAGTTGTTTTGCTTGCGTGGCTGACTGAACGCTACACTTCACCAAGTAAATCGCCTGTAAAAGCCATAGCGAGAGCTTCAAAAACCGGTCCAGCCACTAATATTTTGATGGGGCTTTCTTTAAGTTTTGAAAGTATAACTTTTCCAATCGTGGTCTTTTCTGCGGCAGTGATGATTGCCTATTATTTTGAAGGTTTGTATGGCATAGCTTTGGTGGCGGTTGGTTTTCTGTCTATAACAGCCACGTTCATCGCCATGTCTTCTTATGGACCAATCGTAGACAACGCCCACGGCATGATTGAAATGACAAACTCAAGCCAAGAAGAACATAAAGTTGTGGATGCGCTGGATTCTGTTGGTAACGTAACTAAAGCGGTTTGCAAAGTCTACGCCATAGGCACATCAGCATTAGCCCAAATTGCTTTATTCTCAGCTTACATTAAAGCAGCGCAACTTCAAACAATAGATGTGATGAAGCCTTCTGTGATAACTGGAATGCTAATAGGCGGAATGTTATCCTTCGTGTTCTGTTCATTAATAATTAAGGCAGTTGGAAACGCGGCTTACAGCATGATTAGAGAAGTGCGCAAGCAATTCAGTGAAAACTTTGGATTAGCTAATGGAGAAGCTAAGCCCAACTACGCCAGATGCATAGACATCAGCACAAAAGCAGCGCTAAGAGGCATGCTACTTCCAGCATTACTGTCTGTGGCGATTCCTCTAATGATAGGACTTTTGCTGGGCAAAGAAGCAATGGGCGGCTTAATAGTCGGAAACCTCGTAACAATGCTTCCTCTCGCCATTTTCATGTCTATTGGCGGCGCAGCATGGGACAACGCCAAAAAATTCATCGAAGCAGGCAATCTCGGCGGCAAAGGAACACCCGCACACACAGCAGCAGTTATCGGAGACACAGTTGGCGATTCGCTAAAGGACGCAGCGGGTCCGTCATTAGATGTGTTCATAAACTTGATTGGAATAATTGCATTGTTATATGCAGCATCTTTAGCAACATATTCGCTCATCCCTTGA
- a CDS encoding ribbon-helix-helix domain-containing protein, which yields MKLVTVLLPEAYLEGLDELVRANMYPSRSSAIRSAVRDLLKKELWERRER from the coding sequence ATGAAACTAGTAACGGTTCTATTACCGGAAGCTTACCTTGAAGGGTTAGATGAGCTTGTGAGAGCAAACATGTATCCGAGCAGAAGTTCAGCCATACGGTCAGCGGTTAGAGATTTGCTCAAAAAAGAACTTTGGGAAAGAAGAGAAAGGTAA
- a CDS encoding ATP-binding protein, with protein sequence MFDPKKFVETEIDAAKKKIGNEKALVAVSGGVDSSTCAVLTHRAIGENLVCVILDDAFMREGEPEHVAEILSKPPLNVPTKIVNVRERFLQAMKGLRDAEEKRKMFRETFYQVLGETAKKEGCNVLVQGTIRADIIETVGGVKTQHNVLEQMGINPMERYGFKVVEPLVTLLKEQVRMVARHLGLPSELSERQPFPGPGLSVRVVGEIRPDKLETLRKATAIVERELAKHKPSQYFAVIVDNEEVFEASKSARIQETVARFLNVPSRNVHVKIFRDKATGVEGGKRRYGEVAGVKVETMNGKVHQTAIQHIVALQAKIITENPTVARVFYTVKDLAEKKPYVIGIRSVQTKDFLKAQVSDVSWATLNKIAEETISKCADVSTIYYDVTPKPPATIEME encoded by the coding sequence ATGTTTGACCCTAAAAAATTCGTTGAAACCGAAATTGATGCGGCAAAGAAAAAAATTGGCAACGAAAAAGCTTTAGTAGCTGTGTCTGGCGGCGTTGACAGTTCAACATGCGCCGTACTAACGCATAGAGCGATAGGCGAAAACCTTGTCTGCGTGATATTGGATGACGCTTTCATGCGAGAAGGCGAACCCGAACACGTAGCAGAAATTTTGTCTAAACCGCCTCTAAACGTTCCAACAAAAATTGTCAATGTACGCGAACGCTTCTTGCAAGCAATGAAAGGCTTGAGGGATGCGGAAGAAAAGCGCAAGATGTTCCGCGAAACCTTCTATCAAGTTTTAGGCGAAACCGCCAAAAAAGAAGGCTGCAATGTTCTTGTGCAAGGCACGATACGCGCAGACATAATAGAAACCGTTGGCGGCGTGAAAACGCAACATAACGTTCTGGAGCAAATGGGCATAAACCCCATGGAACGCTACGGCTTCAAAGTTGTGGAGCCTCTTGTAACGTTATTGAAGGAGCAAGTTAGAATGGTTGCGAGACATCTTGGACTGCCGTCTGAGCTTTCTGAGCGCCAACCATTTCCTGGACCTGGCTTGTCGGTGCGTGTTGTTGGAGAAATTCGACCTGACAAATTGGAGACTCTGCGGAAGGCTACAGCAATCGTGGAACGTGAGTTAGCCAAGCATAAGCCCAGCCAATACTTTGCCGTGATAGTTGACAATGAAGAAGTTTTTGAGGCTTCAAAAAGTGCGCGCATTCAAGAGACTGTTGCGCGTTTTCTTAATGTTCCATCCAGAAATGTTCACGTGAAAATTTTCAGAGACAAAGCTACCGGCGTGGAGGGCGGAAAGAGGCGCTACGGCGAAGTAGCTGGTGTGAAGGTTGAAACAATGAATGGAAAGGTTCACCAAACAGCTATTCAGCACATAGTTGCTCTTCAAGCGAAGATAATTACTGAAAACCCAACAGTTGCAAGAGTTTTCTATACAGTGAAAGACTTGGCTGAGAAAAAACCATACGTGATAGGCATAAGGTCTGTGCAAACTAAAGATTTCTTGAAAGCGCAAGTTTCAGACGTCTCATGGGCCACGTTGAATAAAATCGCGGAAGAAACAATCAGCAAATGTGCGGATGTGTCAACCATTTATTATGACGTCACTCCTAAACCGCCAGCAACAATCGAAATGGAATAG
- a CDS encoding arcadin 1, translated as MFRVRVNRIESIQDVDGNLGKRIELIEERPIPRFVVRPQTEEAKVVQDMLQALQQQLPMFPARGQFTVPKIILFLTEQEYESLGIDFDVNQIYEVALENQTIRFKKSV; from the coding sequence ATGTTCCGTGTTAGAGTAAACCGAATCGAGTCCATCCAAGATGTTGACGGAAACCTTGGAAAACGCATTGAACTAATCGAAGAACGTCCAATCCCACGCTTCGTGGTTAGACCACAAACTGAAGAAGCAAAAGTTGTGCAAGACATGCTTCAAGCGTTACAACAGCAACTTCCAATGTTTCCTGCAAGAGGACAGTTTACAGTTCCAAAAATAATATTGTTCCTAACAGAGCAAGAATACGAAAGCCTCGGCATCGATTTCGACGTTAATCAAATCTACGAAGTAGCCCTTGAAAATCAAACAATAAGGTTCAAGAAAAGTGTATGA
- a CDS encoding acylphosphatase, which produces MKTRAHVIISGRVQGVFFRSETQHEARKYSVKGWVRNLPDGRVEAVFEGEEENVKKLIEFCKRGPPSARVTEVNVVWEDYTGEFKNFEIRYGYGF; this is translated from the coding sequence ATGAAAACCAGAGCCCACGTAATCATAAGCGGCAGAGTGCAAGGCGTATTCTTCCGGTCAGAAACGCAACATGAAGCCAGAAAATACAGCGTAAAAGGCTGGGTTCGCAATCTGCCAGACGGTAGAGTCGAAGCTGTTTTTGAAGGCGAAGAAGAAAATGTGAAAAAGCTCATTGAATTTTGCAAGCGTGGACCGCCAAGCGCAAGAGTAACAGAAGTGAATGTTGTCTGGGAGGATTACACTGGTGAATTCAAGAATTTCGAAATAAGATATGGCTATGGCTTCTAA
- the surE gene encoding 5'/3'-nucleotidase SurE translates to MKAKEILVVNDDGVHSLGLLVLKKKMDELGKVSVVAPEKERSGMGKAVSTCLIEVKETLLADGAKAYAISGTPADACLLALFKILHNPPNLVVSGINLGPNLGIDDLLTSGTLGAALEAAIHGIPAIAVSYSLKRITDSEGKVHANVHMESLEFCAELAKQTAEYVLANGMPKDVDVISINVPENPTSRTVKVTSLSYKGYTDIFTEKAGGYQIRGWFLEDYPCDEAGTDAHTIRENNYASITPIKLNFTHQKRNMKELAKFLNERSYDVIF, encoded by the coding sequence TTGAAAGCAAAAGAGATACTCGTAGTAAATGATGATGGCGTGCACTCGCTTGGGTTGTTGGTTCTGAAAAAGAAAATGGACGAACTGGGCAAGGTTTCTGTTGTCGCTCCAGAAAAGGAACGAAGCGGCATGGGTAAAGCGGTCTCAACATGCCTAATCGAAGTCAAAGAGACACTACTTGCTGACGGCGCAAAAGCATATGCTATCAGCGGGACACCTGCGGACGCTTGTTTGCTTGCGCTCTTTAAGATTCTGCATAATCCTCCAAACCTTGTGGTGTCCGGAATAAACCTGGGTCCAAACCTTGGAATAGATGATTTGTTAACTTCTGGAACCTTAGGCGCGGCATTGGAAGCAGCAATCCACGGAATCCCCGCCATCGCAGTCTCCTATAGCCTAAAAAGAATAACGGACAGTGAAGGAAAAGTGCACGCAAATGTACACATGGAAAGCCTAGAGTTTTGTGCAGAATTAGCCAAGCAAACTGCAGAGTACGTATTAGCGAATGGAATGCCCAAGGATGTTGACGTGATTTCCATTAACGTTCCAGAAAACCCCACATCCAGAACCGTTAAAGTTACAAGCCTTTCATACAAGGGCTACACGGACATTTTCACCGAAAAAGCTGGCGGATACCAAATTCGCGGATGGTTTCTCGAAGATTACCCATGCGACGAAGCAGGAACAGACGCACATACAATCAGAGAAAATAATTACGCTTCTATCACACCGATAAAATTGAATTTTACACACCAGAAGAGAAACATGAAAGAGCTTGCTAAATTCTTGAACGAAAGAAGCTACGACGTGATTTTTTAA
- the rtcA gene encoding RNA 3'-terminal phosphate cyclase: MIEINGSQKSGSGTILRLSVALAAILGQPLHIYNIRQNRPQPGLRPQHLEAVLTAARLCDAELKGAELNSRELWFNPKKVKGGKMEAEIGTAGSIPMLLLTVLPICVFAEKPVHLHVTKGGTDVSHAPTVNYMRFVFLPALKHMGIDAFLTVQKYGYYPKGMGEVTVNVEPCKSLKPFYEENFGKIKAIRGVSVCTFLAERKVAERQAKAANDYLREKGYTADIQIVNDKSNPLQKGSSLVLWAETDTNVYVGADAIGELRKTSEAVGREAAEKLYVEVAAKPTVDVHLADMLIPYMALAKGKSAYLTRAVSDHLETNIWLAEKILGVKFNVQKANWLYKVEKVG; the protein is encoded by the coding sequence GTGATTGAAATTAACGGGAGCCAAAAAAGCGGAAGCGGAACCATTCTCAGATTGTCTGTTGCTCTAGCCGCCATTCTCGGGCAACCCTTGCACATTTACAATATTAGGCAGAACAGACCGCAGCCTGGTTTGAGACCGCAGCATTTAGAAGCGGTTTTGACTGCTGCGAGACTCTGCGACGCCGAGCTTAAAGGAGCAGAGCTTAATTCACGCGAGCTTTGGTTTAATCCTAAAAAAGTGAAAGGCGGAAAAATGGAAGCTGAAATTGGCACGGCTGGAAGCATTCCAATGCTTCTCTTAACCGTGCTACCTATCTGTGTTTTCGCAGAAAAACCCGTGCATTTGCATGTGACAAAGGGCGGAACAGACGTTTCGCATGCTCCGACTGTCAATTATATGCGGTTTGTGTTTTTGCCAGCGCTCAAGCATATGGGAATAGACGCGTTCTTAACGGTTCAGAAGTATGGGTATTACCCGAAAGGAATGGGCGAAGTAACCGTAAATGTTGAGCCATGCAAATCTTTGAAGCCTTTCTATGAGGAAAATTTTGGTAAAATTAAAGCCATCCGAGGAGTTTCGGTTTGCACATTTCTCGCGGAGAGAAAGGTTGCTGAGCGTCAAGCAAAAGCGGCAAATGACTACTTGAGGGAAAAAGGGTACACAGCAGACATTCAAATAGTCAACGACAAATCTAACCCTCTACAGAAAGGCAGTTCGCTAGTTTTATGGGCGGAAACAGACACAAACGTGTACGTTGGTGCTGACGCAATCGGCGAGCTAAGAAAGACAAGTGAGGCTGTTGGAAGAGAAGCTGCTGAAAAGCTCTACGTGGAAGTTGCCGCAAAGCCAACTGTTGACGTTCACTTGGCTGACATGTTAATTCCATACATGGCATTAGCAAAAGGCAAATCCGCCTACTTAACACGCGCAGTTTCTGATCATTTAGAAACAAACATTTGGCTTGCTGAGAAAATTTTAGGCGTAAAATTCAACGTGCAAAAAGCAAACTGGCTTTACAAGGTTGAGAAGGTTGGCTAA